A stretch of the Chanos chanos chromosome 1, fChaCha1.1, whole genome shotgun sequence genome encodes the following:
- the LOC115819158 gene encoding macrophage migration inhibitory factor-like translates to MPLFMVNTNVAKGKVPAALFSEATRDLARALERPESYITVHVVPDQMMTCGGKTDPVAQCKLYSAGQIGPEKNKEYSKLICGLLNKHLGISPERCFIIFTDLQGSNVGNNNTTLG, encoded by the exons ATGCCGTTGTTCATGGTGAACACTAACGTGGCGAAGGGTAAAGTTCCTGCTGCACTGTTCTCTGAGGCGACACGAGATCTGGCCAGGGCTTTGGAACGACCAGAATCT TATATCACAGTGCACGTTGTGCCAGATCAGATGATGACGTGTGGGGGAAAGACAGACCCTGTTGCTCAGTGCAAACTCTATAGTGCTGGACAGATTGGCCCAGAGAAGAATAAAGAGTACAGCAAGCTCATCTGTGGCCTGCTGAACAAACATCTGGGCATCTCACCAGAGAG GTGTTTTATCATCTTCACCGACCTGCAGGGAAGCAACGTGGGTAATAACAACACCACTCTTGGATGA
- the LOC115814409 gene encoding macrophage migration inhibitory factor has translation MPMFVVNTNVAKDAVPAQLLSEVTEELAKAMGKPAQYIAVHIVPDQMMMFGGKSDPCALCSLHSIGKIGGTQNKQYSQLLCGLLNKHLGISPDRIYVNFFDMPAANVAWNNSTFG, from the exons ATGCCGATGTTCGTGGTGAACACAAACGTGGCGAAGGATGCGGTGCCTGCACAGCTGCTTTCAGAGGTCACAGAAGAGCTCGCGAAAGCGATGGGGAAACCCGCTCAG TATATCGCGGTGCACATCGTGCCGGATCAGATGATGATGTTTGGAGGCAAGTCGGATCCATGCGCGCTCTGTTCCCTTCACAGCATCGGGAAGATCGGTGGGacgcaaaacaaacagtattcACAGCTACTGTGTGGCCTGCTCAACAAACACCTGGGTATCTCTCCGGACAG GATCTACGTGAACTTTTTTGACATGCCAGCAGCAAATGTGGCTTGGAACAACAGCACTTTTggttga
- the LOC115821242 gene encoding zinc finger protein 316: MADTVKTFQAHLTAVMDSLVRASVCEITKLFQDTVNDYLVEISLNRKENEALKLRLRLTENKLRNERKYGMGWAASRRAAGLLGGEDNGRKKRRVEIQSEYLCPTRGKPGKEWSDGVWEEGVEGAGAERRDVYLIHLPAGGEGAEEEEEKEERKRVSREGKEAANIKEEDQVYRPDSLRLLQEALQMNQSETNLNLAPVSVGTGSGGRSLSVESSWEGQPSLTEAPGGVSAGDELSGLETALKAECEREEAESGLTSTAHGMGNADSVEYIGLDGLCSSQQNTPVLRELSTASRPGAGSLEEEQEELSGAECGDFLHFCGQCGGGFNTASDLAEHTCSLGEERPYRCAACGRTFGHVWSLKSHECVQAGERPHRCELCGKRFTHARSLERHQLVHTGERPHRCPQCGRSFSRLGNLERHQRIHTGERPYECGACGKRFSRVEYLKRHQHIHSVERGDKNFHQCPHCSKTFSDGEQLQQHQCFYSV, encoded by the exons ATGGCGGACACGGTGAAAACCTTCCAAGCACACCTGACTGCCGTTATGGACAGTTTAGTCCGTGCGTCAGTGTGTGAGATAACCAAGCTCTTTCAGGACACGGTGAACGACTATCTGGTAGAAATTTCGCTAAACAGGAAAGAGAACGAAGCCCTGAAATTACGACTTAgactcacagaaaacaaactaagAAATGAGCGAAAATACGGCATGGGCTGGGCGGCGAGTCGGCGCGCGGCTGGACTGTTAGGCGGAGAAGATAACGGGCGCAAAAAACGCCGCGTGGAGATCCAAAGTGAGTATTTGTGTCCGACAA GAGGAAAGCCAGGAAAGGAGtggagtgatggtgtgtggGAGGAAGGGGTGGAAGGAGCAGGAGCGGAGAGGAGGGATGTCTACCTCATCCATCTGCCTGCTGGAGGAGAGGgtgctgaggaggaggaagagaaggaggagaggaaacgTGTCTCCAGGGAAGGAAAGGAGGCGGCCAACATCAAAGAGGAG GACCAGGTGTACAGACCAGATTCTCTTAGGTTGCTCCAGGAGGCTCTGCAGATGAACCAGAGTGAAACCA ATCTGAACCTGGCCCCTGTCTCTGTGGGTACAGGATCAGGTGGGCGAAGCCTGTCTGTTGAATCGTCTTGGGAGGGGCAGCCCTCCTTGACAGAGGCTCCAGGGGGTGTGTCTGCAGGTGACGAGCTCAGTGGTCTGGAGACAGCCCTAAAAGccgagtgtgagagagaagaggcggAGTCTGGCCTGACAAGCACCGCCCATGGGATGGGGAATGCTGACAGTGTGGAGTATATTGGTCTGGACGGTCTTTGCAGCTCCCAGCAGAACACTCCTGTACTCAGAGAGCTGTCGACGGCATCCAGGCCTGGGGCAGGCAG TTtggaggaggaacaggaggagcTGTCAGGTGCAGAGTGTGGGGACTTCCTGCATTTCTGTGGCCAGTGTGGAGGTGGTTTCAACACGGCATCAGACCTGGCGGAACACACATGTTCACTGGGAGAGGAGAGGCCATATCGGTGCGCGGCGTGTGGTCGGACCTTCGGTCATGTCTGGAGCCTGAAGAGTCATGAGTGTGTGCAGGCCGGTGAGCGGCCGCACCGCTGTGAACTGTGTGGCAAACGTTTCACGCATGCACGCTCACTGGAGCGCCACCAGCTGGTCCACACGGGCGAACGGCCGCACAGGTGCCCGCAGTGCGGGAGGAGCTTCAGTCGCCTTGGCAACCTGGAGCGGCACCAGCGTATCCACACAGGTGAGCGTCCGTACGAGTGTGGAGCGTGCGGGAAACGTTTCAGCCGCGTGGAGTATCTGAAAAGACATCAGCACATCCACAGCGTGGAGCGTGGAGACAAAAACTTCCACCAGTGTCCCCACTGCAGTAAAACCTTCAGCGACGGTGAACAGCTCCAACAGCACCAGTGTTTCTACAGTGTCTGA
- the asb5a gene encoding ankyrin repeat and SOCS box protein 5, which produces MTEPAAEYRPFAAQLSNVYLTILALFCCKLFIRITLNLLTHFYIIKGNQREAARISAEFYESSQGQSSWADRSPLHEAASQGRLLVLKTLIARGHSVNVLTIDHVSPLHEACIGNHVSCARALIDAGANVNAMTIDGITPLFNACSAGSMTCLDLLLESGAQPQAQTPSQPSPIHEAASRGYSQCVETLITWGADPDYEIPNLGTPLYASCMCREFLCARKLLDRGANVQRGLNMDTPLHAAAKKDCVGIAKLLLEFGADVNARNLDYKRPVEVAPPGSLTEGFLLIYEATPRSLSKLCRQRIRDCVGRTRLHLLSHLPLPKAMENFIQFR; this is translated from the exons atGACAGAGCCAGCTGCAGAGTATCGGCCCTTTGCCGCCCAGCTGTCTAACGTTTACTTGACCATTCTCGCTTTGTTCTGCTGCAAACTCTTCATCAGGATCACGCTGAACCTGCTCACTCACTTCTACATCATCAAAGGCAACCAGAGAGAGGCGGCCCGGATCTCCGCGGAGTTCTACGAGTCCAGCCAAGGGCAGA GTTCATGGGCTGACCGATCTCCTCTTCATGAAGCTGCCAGCCAGGGACGACTGCTGGTCCTCAAGACCCTGATTGCCCGG GGCCACAGTGTGAACGTTCTGACCATAGACCACGTCAGCCCACTCCATGAAGCCTGCATAGGAAATCATGTGTCCTGCGCCAGAGCCCTCATTGATGCTGGAGCTAAT GTTAACGCGATGACCATTGATGGTATAACTCCACTGTTTAACGCCTGTTCAGCTGGCAGTATGACCTGCCTAGACCTTCTCTTGGAGAGTGGAGCACAGCCCCAAGCCCAGACACCATCCCAGCCTTCCCCCATCCACGAGGCCGCCAGCAGAG GCTACAGTCAGTGTGTGGAGACACTCATCACATGGGGGGCTGACCCAGACTACGAAATTCCCAACCTCGGAACTCCGCTTTATGCCTCCTGCATGTGCAGGGAATTCCTGTGCGCGCGGAAACTTCTGGACAGAG GAGCCAACGTGCAGAGAGGTTTGAATATGGACACTCCCCTGCATGCAGCAGCTAAGAAAGATTGTGTTGGCATCGCTAAACTCCTGCTGGAGTTTGGCGCTGATGTCAACGCCAGAAACCTGGATTATAAACGACCTGTGGAGGTTGCCCCGCCAGGAAGTCTCACAGAGGGGTTCTTACTGATTTATGAAG CCACACCACGTTCCCTGAGCAAACTCTGCCGTCAGAGGATCAGAGACTGTGTGGGTCGTACCAGACTGCACCTTCTGTCACACCTCCCCCTCCCAAAAGCCATGGAAAACTTCATACAGTTCAGATGA
- the spata4 gene encoding spermatogenesis-associated protein 4, with protein sequence MSYSQLPKKTGIPREVLKWLQSLDLSFSPKNMRRDFANGYLVAEIFSWYYPEDFPMHSYDNGMSLATKQGNWAQIERVLAKRRISLLKEVIDGTMHCKPGAAEMLVQDIYSALTNRRITCIQKGEPDFTDSSYQEQLPTVARSTASKAIKNNLRLSEVLAEPCLATNQNKVQAIMHRHLEQRRRERSQDPKRFNVKPTLGQRAVRLPPSDPRSDLS encoded by the exons ATGTCATATTCACAGCTTCCAAAAAAGACAGGAATACCTCGTGAAGTCCTAAAGTGGTTGCAAAGTCTTGATTTGTCGTTTTCTCCGAAGAACATGCGCAG AGACTTTGCTAATGGCTACCTTGTGGCTGAAATATTTTCCTGGTACTATCCAGAGGATTTCCCCATGCACTCCTACGACAATGGCATGTCACTAGCCACCAAGCAAGGGAACTGGGCTCAAATCGAGAGG GTCCTGGCGAAACGACGCATCAGTCTGTTGAAGGAAGTCATAGACGGCACCATGCACTGTAAACCAGGAGCGGCCGAGATGCTAGTGCAGGACATATACAGCGCTCTGACCAACAGAAG GATCACATGCATCCAGAAGGGGGAGCCAGACTTTACAGACAGCAGTTACCAAGAGCAGCTGCCCACAGTGGCGCGATCCACCGCCTCCAAAGCCATCAAGAACAACCTGCGTCTGAGCGAGGTTCTGGCCGAACCTTGCCTCGCCACCAACCAGAACAAGGTCCAGGCTATCATGCACAGACACctggagcagaggaggagggagaggagtcAGGACCCAA AGCGCTTTAATGTGAAGCCCACTCTGGGCCAGCGGGCAGTCAGACTCCCGCCCTCTGACCCCCGCAGTGACCTGAGCTGA